AAGCTGAGAGTCCTTGGCGAGCCCGAAAAGCAGTCCGGAGTGCTGGTGGTCGGCAATCACACCTCCTGGCTGGACATCGTCGCGGTCAACGCGGTGCAACCGGCGCGTGCGCTGGCGAAGCGGGAAGTGGGCGAGTGGCCGGTGATCGGCGCGCTGGCCGCCAGAACGGGGACGGTCTTCGTCGATCGGGCGAAGCTGTCGACGTTGCCCGCGACGGTCGCGGAAGTGGCCGAGGTGATGCGCGGCGGCGCGGCGGTGAGCGTGTTTCCCGAAGGGACGACGTGGTGCGGCCGCGAATCCGGGCTGTACAAGCCTGCGGCGTTCCAGGCGGCGATCGACGCGGGAGTGCCGGTGCGCCCGCTGGCGCTGCGTTTCGTGGTGGGTGGCAAGCCCACAACGGCGGCTTCGTTCCTCGGCGAAGAGACGTTCCTGACGGCCTTGCGGCGCACGGTCGCCTTGCGCGGGCTGGAGATCGAAGTGCACGTGCTCCCGTTGATCAGCACGGCTGGGCGAGAGCGCCGGGGGCTGGCCGCGGAGGCGGAGGCGGCGGTCAGGACGGTCGCTGAGGGCCCCGATAGGGCAGCGTCTGGCTGTAGACCACATTGGTCGTAGTGCTCCCGAAGCGGGCGAGATCGTCGATGATCTCCTCCAGGTGCTCCATGGAGCCCGCGGCCACCTTCAACGTGTAGCAGTCGTCGCCCGTGGTGCGCAGGCACTCGAGGATCTCCATGCGTTCACCGAGCAGGTCGCGCAGCGGTTGGTGCTGGCTGCCCGGGTACTTCAACCGCACCAGGGCGAGCACGGGGTAGCCGGTTTTCGGCAGGTCGACGGTGGCGCGGTAGCCGGTGATCACGCCTGCGGCCTCCAGGCGCTTCACCCGCTCCGTGGTGGCGGACGCGCTGAGGTTCACCCGGCGGCCCAGTTCGGTCAGCGGGATGCGGCCGTCGCGTTGCAGCTCGACCAGGATCTCCCAATCGGTCGGGTCAAGACTCTCGGTCATCCGCCGAAAATACCGGGAGATCCACGGCCGACCGCGCTTAACGCCGTGATGAATCTCTTCAGTCAGCCGCCCCGGCTTCCTAGGCTTGAGCTGTGCAAATCGGTGTGAACGTGCCGAACTTCGGCCCCGGTACGGATCCCGGCGTCCTGCGGGCGTGGGCCCGGACCGTCGAGGGCCTCGGCTTCGACCTGTTGATGATGTCCGACCACGTCGCGGTGACCCCTGATGTCGCCGACCAGTACCCGGCTCCGTTCTACGAGCCGTTCACCACGTTGTCCTGGCTTGCCGGGATCACCGACCGGGTCCGCCTGGGCACCACCGTGGTCGTGGCTCCGTACCGCCATCCGCTGCTGCTGGCGCGCATGGCGGCGAACCTCAACGAGCTCAGCGGTGGACGCTTCATCCTCGGCGTCGGAGTCGGCTGGGCGCGCCAGGAGTTCGCCGCGCTCGGAGTGCCGTTCGAGCAGCGCGGCCGGCTCACCGACGAAGCCCTCCGAACGCTTCGCGAAGAGTGGGCACACGTAGATGACTACGGCACCGGGCGAATCCCGATCTGGGTCGGCGGCAACAGCGATGCCGCGCTGCGTCGCGCCGTGCGCTTCGGCGATGCCTGGCACATGTTGCGGTTCACCCCGACCTGGATGCGCGCCGCAGTGGCGAAACTGCCCGAGACGGGAGCCCCGGCGCTGGCACCGCGCATCGCGCTGCGACTGACCGACGAGCCGGTGCACGACGCCGATCGCCTTGCGGGGGAAGGAACCGCCGAGCAGATCGCGGCGGACATCGCGGAGCTCCGGGCGCTCGGTGCCGAGACCGTGCTGCTCGATCCGTTCAACGGCGATCCCCGCGAGACGCTGCGACCCGAGACCGCGTGGCGGGCGCTCGCCACCGTTGCCGAGATCCGGAAGGACCACCTGTGAACGAGGACTTTCTTCGCCGCGCCATCGAACTCGCCCGCTCCGCACGAGAGGGCGGGGACCCGCCGTTCGGCTCGTTGCTGGTCGGCCCGGACGGCGCGGTGCTCGCGGAGGAGCGCAACAGCTCGATCACCGACTCGGACATCACCGCGCACCCCGAGCTGAAGCTGGCCAGGTGGGCCGCTCGCGAGCTCGACCCGGACACCGCGGCGGGAACGACGATGTACACCAGCTGCCAGCCCTGCGGGATGTGCCAGGGCGCGATCGCGCGGTCGGGCCTGGGCCGCGTCGTGTTCGCGTTGTCAACCGAGCAGCTGCTCGGCCTCAAGTCAGGTGGCGATTTCCCTGTGGTGCCAACGGAAGGACCGGCGCTCTTCGAAGAAGCGAAAGCCGCCGTCGACGGCTACTACGACTGAGGACACTGGCTGTCCTAGTTGGCTGTCAGGGTCGTTCCATGACCCGATCGACACGCCCCGCGACCCTGCACGCCTACCTCAGCTACCGCGACGCCCCGGCCGCACTTCGTTGGCTGGAGCGGGCTTTCGGCTTCGAGACCACCATGGAGTTCCCTGACGACAAGGGCGGCATCGCGCACGCCGAACTGCGGCGCGAGAACGTGGCGATCATCGTGTTCAGCGAGGACGGTGCAGGCTACGACCGGTCCGCACAGCGCGGTCCCACGGTCGGGCACGGTCTCTACATCAGCCTGGCCACGGAGGAAGCGGTCGACGCGGTGTACGCCACGGCCATCGCCGGAGGCGCCACGGAGGTGTGGCAGCCGGAGAAGACCGAGTGGAACTACCGCTGCCGCGTGCTCGACCCCGAGGGCTACGAGTGGACGTTCGGCATCCACGTGCCTGGCGCGGCGGGCTGAGTCAGCGGCGGAACTGGTTGCGGTGCTTGCGCCCGACCGCGCGGGCCCGCAACACCAGGTCGTCGACGACCTCGGGGCTGGTCAACGGCGCCTCGCCGGTCTCGGAGCAGCAGCTGGGCCGGGTGCGTTTCCAGCTCGGCGGCGGGGTCACGCCCGCCAGCTCGTAGAGCCGGTCGTAGACGTTGCGGCCGGGGTCGCCGTCCTCGTGCGGGCCGACCAGCAGCACCCACGCCGATGACCGGTTCTCGAACGCCACCACCACGCGATCGTTGCCCCGCAGGTGTTTCACGCACAGGCGGGGCAGCGGTTCCGGGCCGGTCACGCGGTAGCCCAGTGCGGCGCAACCACGGCTGGCCAGGTCGTCGAGGAACGTTTCGTAGGCCTTGCGGGCGGGACCGCGCAGACCGGCTACCTGGGAGCTGGCGAGCCAGGTCTCGGTCACCTTCACCGGCACGTCTCAGCTGTCCGCCTTCGCCTGCCGCACGACTCTGCCCTGGCCGCGGTGCATCTGGTCGATGCTCTCCGTCAGGTCCTCGCGGTCCAGCAGCGCCTGGTCGCTGAGCCGCCGGTACACCTCGTCGAGCAGGCCCCTCGTCTTGCCCGCCCGGCGGAGGTCGGTGACCAGGTGCAGCACCTCGTGCAGCCGGGCCGGGTCGAGCAGCATCCTCGGTTCCGTGCTGAGCACGGTCAGCACGCCCTCGTGCGCCCACGCGCGCACCGTCTTGTCCGTCATGTCCAGCAGCGCGCCCGCGACCACCGGCCGGACCGGTGGCACCTTGGCCAGGATGCGGTCCGCGACGTCGACGAGCTTCTTGCGGCGGTGATCGTCCAGTGGCAGCGACTCGGCCACTTCTTCGATGTCCTCGACCTGTTCGAACAGGTCCATCAGCTGGCGGGTCTCCTCGGTGACCGTCATGATGACCTCCCCGTCCGGATGCACTACCGAGTATGCGCCTGTTTCTCGGTAGTGGTCAAGGTGCTCGCCTCCCGGGTTTCGGGGGGTGCCGAAGTGACAAAAATATGAATGTGGAGGGACGCTCGCCTTTGGTGCTCGGCTTGATGTGCCCTTGAGCTGCATTCTTCGCGAACGGAGTAGCGAATGTCGGTTCCGCTCCGTGACGACGGGGTGGCGCTGCGTTTTTGCGCCCGGATCAATGAGTGCCGATGCATCTAGTCCGAATAATGTCAATATGGTTGTGATTCGCTGGCCTGCTTAGCCTCTTCTTCACTGGGGAACCGAGGTCCCACCCCCTGTAGCGGACCTCGGTGTGAATACATCAGGAGAGCTAATGCGATTCAAGACCGCGGTGGCGTCGACCGCACTCGCATTCACCGCGACGATCGCGCCCGCCGCACTCGGCATCGGCGCGCAGGCCCTTGCCGCCTGCCCGGAAGTGGGCCAGGTCTACTACTCGATCTCCAACGGCGCGAAGGCGTGGCGAGCCACCAACCTGCGCAGCGACTACCTGACCGGCCCCGGGGCGATCAGCTACACCAAGACCGCCACCTCGGAGACCAACGCGTCGCTGACCGGGACGACGACGGCGGAGGCCGGGGCGATCTTCGCCAAGGCCAGCGTCTCGCTCGGCGTCCAGGTCGGCAAGAGCTGGTCGAAGAGCGACTCCTGGTCCTATCGCGCCGACGTTCCCGCAGGGCAGACCAGGCGTCTCCAGCAGTACAAGGAAGCGCGTTCTTTTACGGTCAAGAAGACGACCATCGTCGCCCCCTGCAATGTCAAGACCGTGTGGACCAAGAATGTTGTCGCTCCGGTCAAGAACAATAACTTCTTGTGGAAGCTCACGACCTGACACACTGAGAGCGGAGTGGGGCGATCGGTGGCGGTCGTCCCACTTTTCGCACCCGTCCCCGGAAGTGATCGACTCCGGCTACCCGGCCGAGAACGACCGGGCCGCCGCGAGGAACAGGTCGTTCTCCTCGGGAGTGCTGATCGTGACGCGCACGCCCTCGGGGAACTGGCGCACGACGAGCTTCTGCTCCAGGCAGTGCGCGTTGAACGCCGCGCCGCGCTCGGCCAGCGGCAGCCACACGAAGTTGGCCTGCGTCTCCGGCACGTCGTAGCCCATCGACAGCAGTTCGCCGCGCACCCGGTCGCGCTCGCCGGAGATCATCCGGCAGCGCTCCATCAGCTCGTCCTCGGCGTCCAGCGAGGCGATCGCCGCGGCCTGCGCGATCATGTTGACGCTGAACGGAACGCAGACCTTGCGGATCGCCTCGGCCACCTCCTCCGGCGCGTAGCAGTAGCCGACCCGCAGGCCCGCGAGGCCGTACGCCTTGGAGAAGGTGCGCAGCACCGCCACGTTGTCGCGGTCGCGGGCCAGCTCGATGCCGTCCGGCACGTCCGGGTCGGTGATGAACTCCTTGTAGGCCTCGTCCAGCACGACCAGCGGGCCCTTCGGCACGGCGTCGAGGAAGCGCTCCAGCTCGGCGCGCCGCAACGTCGTCCCGGTCGGGTTGTTCGGCGTGCACACGAAGATCAGCCGGGTGTCCTCGGTGATCGCGGCCAGCATCGCGTCCAGGTCGAGCGCGTGTGCTCCGGTCAGCGGAACCCGGATCGCCCGTGCGGCGCCGATCTGCGTGACGATCGGGTACGCCTCGAAGGACCGCCACGGGAAGAGCACGCCCTCACCGGGACCGCACATGGCCTGCACCAGCTGCTGGCACAGCGCGACCGAGCCGCAGCCGACCGCGAGCCTGCCGGGCTCGATGGAGAACTTCGCCGACAGCCGGTCCACCAGGGCCGTCACACCCATGTCCGGGTAACGGTTCACGCCCGCGGCGGCTTCGGCGATCACTCCGCGCACGCTGGGCAGCGGGCCGAGGGAGACCTCGTTGCTGGCCAGTTTGATCGCGCCCGGGATCGTCCTGCCGGGCTGGTAGCCGGGCAGTGTCTCCAGGTCAGGGCGGGTCCGCACGGTCATCGCCGCTCCTCGTAGCTCCGTTGCTGGCTGAACACCCGAAGATGAACCTAATGCACGAGCGCGCCGACGCGGTCGGCCGGATTTCCACTGAGCGGCCCGGGGTTGTTGCTCCGTATGGTTGGTCACGTTGACTGGTGTTCACCCCCACGTGATTGGCTGGCTTTATGACGCAGACCCGCACCGAAACGCTCCAGCTCACCGACGGCAGCGAACTCCGCTGCACAGTCGCGGAACCGGACACGGCGGTTCGTGGCGGTCTTGTCCTGCTGCACCAGGCGAGGGGTGTCACCGACGCGATCCGCGACGTCGCGGCGAGCCTGGCTCAGGA
The window above is part of the Allokutzneria albata genome. Proteins encoded here:
- a CDS encoding LLM class flavin-dependent oxidoreductase — encoded protein: MQIGVNVPNFGPGTDPGVLRAWARTVEGLGFDLLMMSDHVAVTPDVADQYPAPFYEPFTTLSWLAGITDRVRLGTTVVVAPYRHPLLLARMAANLNELSGGRFILGVGVGWARQEFAALGVPFEQRGRLTDEALRTLREEWAHVDDYGTGRIPIWVGGNSDAALRRAVRFGDAWHMLRFTPTWMRAAVAKLPETGAPALAPRIALRLTDEPVHDADRLAGEGTAEQIAADIAELRALGAETVLLDPFNGDPRETLRPETAWRALATVAEIRKDHL
- a CDS encoding Lrp/AsnC family transcriptional regulator, with translation MTESLDPTDWEILVELQRDGRIPLTELGRRVNLSASATTERVKRLEAAGVITGYRATVDLPKTGYPVLALVRLKYPGSQHQPLRDLLGERMEILECLRTTGDDCYTLKVAAGSMEHLEEIIDDLARFGSTTTNVVYSQTLPYRGPQRPS
- the hisC gene encoding histidinol-phosphate transaminase; its protein translation is MTVRTRPDLETLPGYQPGRTIPGAIKLASNEVSLGPLPSVRGVIAEAAAGVNRYPDMGVTALVDRLSAKFSIEPGRLAVGCGSVALCQQLVQAMCGPGEGVLFPWRSFEAYPIVTQIGAARAIRVPLTGAHALDLDAMLAAITEDTRLIFVCTPNNPTGTTLRRAELERFLDAVPKGPLVVLDEAYKEFITDPDVPDGIELARDRDNVAVLRTFSKAYGLAGLRVGYCYAPEEVAEAIRKVCVPFSVNMIAQAAAIASLDAEDELMERCRMISGERDRVRGELLSMGYDVPETQANFVWLPLAERGAAFNAHCLEQKLVVRQFPEGVRVTISTPEENDLFLAAARSFSAG
- a CDS encoding lysophospholipid acyltransferase family protein, yielding MTAHAWMPQSPCGMRCLQSEDTVSPPRRALRLLALVAVLLTGPLSGGRRWWFRAVLRALGAKLRVLGEPEKQSGVLVVGNHTSWLDIVAVNAVQPARALAKREVGEWPVIGALAARTGTVFVDRAKLSTLPATVAEVAEVMRGGAAVSVFPEGTTWCGRESGLYKPAAFQAAIDAGVPVRPLALRFVVGGKPTTAASFLGEETFLTALRRTVALRGLEIEVHVLPLISTAGRERRGLAAEAEAAVRTVAEGPDRAASGCRPHWS
- a CDS encoding nucleoside deaminase, with the translated sequence MNEDFLRRAIELARSAREGGDPPFGSLLVGPDGAVLAEERNSSITDSDITAHPELKLARWAARELDPDTAAGTTMYTSCQPCGMCQGAIARSGLGRVVFALSTEQLLGLKSGGDFPVVPTEGPALFEEAKAAVDGYYD
- a CDS encoding VOC family protein, which encodes MTRSTRPATLHAYLSYRDAPAALRWLERAFGFETTMEFPDDKGGIAHAELRRENVAIIVFSEDGAGYDRSAQRGPTVGHGLYISLATEEAVDAVYATAIAGGATEVWQPEKTEWNYRCRVLDPEGYEWTFGIHVPGAAG